From Pristiophorus japonicus isolate sPriJap1 chromosome 7, sPriJap1.hap1, whole genome shotgun sequence, one genomic window encodes:
- the LOC139267200 gene encoding exostosin-1: protein MQAKKRYLLVSFGACLLLLFYLGGARFRQLPPHLPSSSSLSPDHLHKDLRDQGSPPVRRRWPVWINLLSSYFSSEDGQHDEEEGTHLGLNPGLSPRERREIKANVYKNRKCRMETCFDSSLCQRNGFKVYIYPLQKGEKISESYQKILTTIEDSRYYTTDPRQACLFVLSIDTLDRDQLSFQYVHNVKAKIQSLPLWNNGRNHLIFNLYSGTWPDYTEDLGFDIGQAMLAKASISMDNFRSNFDVSIPLFSKEHAQKGGERGWLMYNNVPPTRKYLLVFKGKRYLTGIGSETRNALYHVHNGEDIILLTTCKHGKDWEKHKDARCDKDNEEYEKLFCMWCVADMH, encoded by the coding sequence ATGCAGGCCAAGAAAAGGTATCTTCTAGTGTCATTCGGCGCTTGTCTTTTGCTGCTTTTCTACCTGGGAGGAGCGCGGTTTCGACAGTTGCCCCCACATTTACCTTCATCTTCATCATTGTCACCCGATCATCTTCACAAGGACCTCCGAGATCAGGGTTCGCCCCCAGTCAGACGCCGCTGGCCCGTGTGGATTAACCTCTTGAGCAGCTATTTTAGCTCGGAGGATGGGCAACATGATGAAGAGGAGGGCACCCACCTTGGCCTCAACCCTGGACTTTCTCCAAGGGAGAGGAGAGAAATCAAGGCGAACGTTTACAAGAATCGAAAATGCAGGATGGAGACTTGCTTTGATTCCTCTCTCTGCCAAAGGAACGGATTCAAAGTGTACATCTATCCGCTTCAAAAGGGGGAGAAGATTTCTGAAAGTTACCAGAAAATTCTTACTACTATCGAGGATTCGAGATACTATACAACAGATCCGAGACAAGCATGTTTGTTTGTGCTCAGCATCGATACTTTGGATAGAGATCAACTTTCATTTCAGTATGTTCATAATGTAAAAGCTAAAATTCAAAGCCTCCCACTGTGGAATAATGGGAGGAATCATCTTATATTCAATCTGTATTCAGGGACCTGGCCTGATTATACGGAAGATTTGGGGTTTGATATCGGGCAGGCTATGTTAGCCAAAGCCAGTATCAGTATGGATAACTTCCGATCAAATTTTGATGTGTCCATCCCCTTGTTTTCCAAAGAGCATGCTCAAAAAGGAGGCGAGAGGGGCTGGCTTATGTACAACAATGTGCCACCTACAAGAAAATACTTGTTGGTTTTTAAAGGTAAAAGATACCTAACTGGCATTGGGTCAGAAACCAGAAATGCCTTGTATCATGTACATAATGGAGAAGATATTATTTTGTTAACTACTTGCAAACATGGGAAGGACTGGGAAAAACATAAAGATGCCAGATGTGATAAAGACAACGAGGAATATGAAAA